The segment ATCGTTGCTGACAATGAACTGCGTTAGCTTTGCAATAACTTCATCACGGTTCGGTTCTGTCGTTTCGTTGTTCTGAATTTTATCGTTCATCTCGTTCTTTCGTTGAATTAGATCCTGAATTGAATAGTAGCGATTGTCATTCGTTGCAAAGCTGTAGGTGTAAAAGCAGATTACGCAATTTGACTATTTGTCGAGGGCCGAATCATTCGCTGCGTCGTCAGTTGGTTCGTCGCGATTCTGTTTCCAACGCTTCATCTGAGAGTCAATCGACTCTGAAACGTCATCCCAGCTTTCCTCCGCCTTAATTTTTGTTTCCGCCCAAAGGTCACCCGAAGCTGCTTTCAGTTCGTCAAGTTGCTCCCGCATCTGTTCGACTTGAGTTTCAAGCCTTGCAATCTCGCCATTGAGTTCAACTTCTTCGTCGCCGGAAACGTTTTCCCGTTGTTCTTTAAGAGCCGCGACTTTCTGCTCAAGGGCTTCCACCTTGGATTCCATTTCCGATTCGAAAGTCTGCCGCTCTTTCATCGCAGCAAGCTTGGCTTCTTCCTTCTCAATTTTCTGGACTTGAGATTCAACATCTGCGTCGCTTATCTCTGTATCGCAACCAAGAGAAACGACCAGCAGAATGCCCATGACCAGCGAGAACATGATGTAGAGCAAAGGCGGTTGATTGTTCATCTGTGCGGTATGCATTTCTGTCTCCTGAGAAAGGTGAAGTTAGCATCTGTTACACGACGCACGTCGCGTGCCAAACATGGCGAAAGCCGGGAAGACGTCGGGTTTTACGGGATAGAATGCCCAGGCTGGTCGCCGCTCGTTCGCAATGAGGCTTCGCCGACCACGACGGATTCTGGAACTTTGGAGATGGATGCGACCTATTCAGGTAGTGTCGCGGCAACCAAACAGCATCACTCACTTCAACCAACCTTGCGATGTGTGGCACAAACGCCAATCAGGTTAGAATAGTGACATGTACAAAACTCTGATCACCCTGACTCTTGTTTCCCTTAGCCATCCCTTTGCGCACTCCGCTGCAATCGCGGAACAGCCTGAGCCCGAACACACGAATTTCGTTTTCTTCCTGGTGGACGATCTCGGTTGGGCAGACCTCGGCTGCTTCGGTAGCGAGTTCCACGAGACGCCCAATATCGATCGACTGGCATCGACGGGAATGAAGTTCACCAACGCGTATGCCGCCAGTCCGGTTTGTTCTCCGACGCGAGCCAGCATCATGACGGGCCGGCATCCTGTTCGCGTCGACATCACGGATTGGATTCCCGGTTCGCGGAGGCTACCCGAAAGCCATCCAAGGTTCGCGCACGTCGACGACCGTGACAATCTCGCAGTCAGCGAAGTGACCATCGCGGACGAATTGGGCTCTAACGGCTATCAAACTTTTTTTGCTGGCAAGTGGCATCTGGGGGACGAAGGGCATCTGCCAACGGATCAGGGTTTCGACATCAACCTGGGCGGAATTGACAAAGGATCTCCTCCGGGTGGCTATTACGCTCCATTCAAAAACCGAATGTTGCCCGATCGTGAAACCGATGAGTATCTGACAGAACGGCTGACCGATGAGTCGATTGAGTTCATGAAGTCCCGCCGCAAAGATCAACCGTTCCTGCTTTATCTTTCCTACTACAACGTGCATACTCCGATTCAACCCTATCGCAAACGCGTCGACCATTTTCGGGAAAAAGCGACATCTTCGTTCACCGAAAAATCGCCGCCGATTGCGGAACGTGATGGTCGATCAAGATCCCGCCAAGACAACCCCGAATACGCGTCGATGGTTGCCGCAGTCGACGTGAGTGTTGGCCAGATACTTGATTCGCTGGACGATCTTGGGTTGGCGGAAAACACTGTCGTTTGTTTCTTTTCCGACAACGGCGGATTGTGCACGTTGCGGAACAAGCGGGTTGGGCCGACTTGCAACGCACCGCTTCGCAGCGGAAAAGGCTGGCTGTATGAAGGCGGTATTCGTTGCCCGATGATCGTGCGGGCTCCAGGAGTAACCGCTGCGGATTCGGTTTGCGATACACCCGTTTCGAGCTGTGACTTCTTCCCGACGATGCTGGACCTTGCGAAATTGCCTGCCAAACCAGAACTGCATCGCGATGGAGTCAGCTTGATCGATTCGCTCAACGGAAAGTCAGCCGAACCGCACTCGACGCTCTACTGGCACTATCCGCACTATCACGGATCTGCCTGGACACCCGGCGCCGCGGTTCGGGACGGCGACTGGAAGCTGATCGAATTCTACGAGTACGACGAAGTGGAACTTTATGACTTGCGAAACGACATCGGCGAAGAGAACAATCTTGCCGCAAAGAATCCGGACCGAGTCAACGCACTGCGTACAAAGCTTCAGCAATGGCAAAAATCCATGGGCGCCCGGATGCCCGTCGAGCAAAAATAGCCATCGCTTCTACGCCCACCAGCCGCCGTTGACGTGGATCGTCTGGCCGGTGACGTAGGAGGAAAGGTCGCTACACAGGAACAATATCACGTCGGAGATTTCGCTGGGTTCGGCAAAGCGTGCCAGTGGGATCTGCGTCATCATGTACTTGCGATTCTCCTCGGGAATGGACTCACCCATCTCCGTGTTCACCACCCCTGGAGCCACCGCATTGACGCGGATATTTTTGCGAGCCAGCTCTTTGGAAAGCACTTTGGTAAACGTCATCACCCCGGCTTTGGCGGTCGCGTAGTTGGCTTGGCCAAAGAATCCGGTGACCGCCGAAAGCGATGAAACGTTGACGATCACGCCGTTTTCCGACAGAGATTCAACAGCGGCTTTGCAGGAATTGAAAACGCCCGTGAGATTGGTGTCGATAACCGCCTGCCAGTCTTCGTGGCTCATTTTCCTGAAGCTTTTGTCGCGCAGGATTCCTGCGTTGTTGACCAGGATATCCAGCGAGCCAAATTTTTCGACGGCTTTGGAGACCATGGCTTCAAGCTGATCCGGCTGGCGAACGTCCGCCGCGCAAGCCAACCCGCGATCGCCAAAATCGGCTACCGCTGCGTCAGCAAGCGCCCGGTTCTTCCCTTCGCCATCGTCGAAGTAGTTGATGACCAAATTGGCCCCGGCCGCATGCAATGTTTTAGCCGTCTCCAGCCCGATCCCTTGACTCGAACCGGTGACGATGGCTGTTTTTCCGCTAAGGTCGATTTGTCTCATGGTGGTCTCTTTGGGTCAAAACGTGGCTGTGGGTTTCAGTTTCAGTTTCAGTTTCACGCCGGCGTCATGTTGCAGCTGGAAACCACAACCACGGCCAGCAGATCATTCCGAGGAAAACTTCTGATTCAACGCCAGATAGTGCGACGTGTTCACGGCAGCTTCCCGATCTTCGAACGTTGCCATCCGGTCCTTCAACGATTCGGTGTGTCCGTCGCGAAGAATCGCAGCGGCGGCTTCCTGCATGGCGTGAATCGCGGTCCGCTGCAAGTCCCCGGGAACAATGACCAGGCTGAAGCCCAGCTTTTCCAGTTGATCGCGCGGAATTACCGGAGACTTACCGCCCCAAAACATGTTCAGCAACTTCGGACAGGTTAACTCCCTGGCAACACGTTCGACCTGTTCCATCGTTCGCGGTGCTTCGACGAACGCGACATCGGCACCGGCTTCGATGTACTGATTCATTCGCTCGATCGCACTTTCAAAACCCTCCACCGCAATCGCATCGGTGCGGGCGATCAGTACCGTATCGTCATCCGATAAAGCATCCTTGACCGCGCGAATTTTAGCGCAGTGTTCTGCGGCAGGAATCAGCGTCTTGCCGTCAAGATGCCCACAGCGTTTTGGAAAAAGTTGATCTTCGAGATGAAAGCCCGCGACCCCAACTCGCTCAAATGCCTTCGCAGCTCTACGGGCGTTAAGTG is part of the Mariniblastus fucicola genome and harbors:
- a CDS encoding isocitrate lyase/PEP mutase family protein, translating into MRKTTKLRQLIATGKTYYIPGAYDGLSARLIQNAGAEIVYATGGGIARSTGVPDIGLLSAKEVTDRLEQIVDAVDLPVIADMDTGYGNALNARRAAKAFERVGVAGFHLEDQLFPKRCGHLDGKTLIPAAEHCAKIRAVKDALSDDDTVLIARTDAIAVEGFESAIERMNQYIEAGADVAFVEAPRTMEQVERVARELTCPKLLNMFWGGKSPVIPRDQLEKLGFSLVIVPGDLQRTAIHAMQEAAAAILRDGHTESLKDRMATFEDREAAVNTSHYLALNQKFSSE
- a CDS encoding SDR family NAD(P)-dependent oxidoreductase, with protein sequence MRQIDLSGKTAIVTGSSQGIGLETAKTLHAAGANLVINYFDDGEGKNRALADAAVADFGDRGLACAADVRQPDQLEAMVSKAVEKFGSLDILVNNAGILRDKSFRKMSHEDWQAVIDTNLTGVFNSCKAAVESLSENGVIVNVSSLSAVTGFFGQANYATAKAGVMTFTKVLSKELARKNIRVNAVAPGVVNTEMGESIPEENRKYMMTQIPLARFAEPSEISDVILFLCSDLSSYVTGQTIHVNGGWWA
- a CDS encoding sulfatase, with the translated sequence MYKTLITLTLVSLSHPFAHSAAIAEQPEPEHTNFVFFLVDDLGWADLGCFGSEFHETPNIDRLASTGMKFTNAYAASPVCSPTRASIMTGRHPVRVDITDWIPGSRRLPESHPRFAHVDDRDNLAVSEVTIADELGSNGYQTFFAGKWHLGDEGHLPTDQGFDINLGGIDKGSPPGGYYAPFKNRMLPDRETDEYLTERLTDESIEFMKSRRKDQPFLLYLSYYNVHTPIQPYRKRVDHFREKATSSFTEKSPPIAERDGRSRSRQDNPEYASMVAAVDVSVGQILDSLDDLGLAENTVVCFFSDNGGLCTLRNKRVGPTCNAPLRSGKGWLYEGGIRCPMIVRAPGVTAADSVCDTPVSSCDFFPTMLDLAKLPAKPELHRDGVSLIDSLNGKSAEPHSTLYWHYPHYHGSAWTPGAAVRDGDWKLIEFYEYDEVELYDLRNDIGEENNLAAKNPDRVNALRTKLQQWQKSMGARMPVEQK
- a CDS encoding sll1863 family stress response protein, translated to MHTAQMNNQPPLLYIMFSLVMGILLVVSLGCDTEISDADVESQVQKIEKEEAKLAAMKERQTFESEMESKVEALEQKVAALKEQRENVSGDEEVELNGEIARLETQVEQMREQLDELKAASGDLWAETKIKAEESWDDVSESIDSQMKRWKQNRDEPTDDAANDSALDK